The genomic DNA ATATATCCGGCCACGGAGTTTTTTGTAAGCCAAGATTGGATAGAGAAGCTAAAAAAAGAAATCCCGCTAGCGCGCAATGACAGCCTTGACCCCGACTCAAAAGCCCGTCAAGACAGAATTATAGACGAATTGATGTTCAAGCTGGAAGCCCAGTCAATTGATAACTCTTTTGCGTATATCTCTTATATGTTGGACATGCGGCCTTTGGCCGAGCTTTTGCCCCAAGACGCAATAATTATTTACGACGAGCCAAAGTTGGTTTTGGACGCTTTTGACAATTTATACAGCGAGCATTATTCGCGGTTTAAATCCTTGCTTGAGTTGGGCGAAGTCTTCTCAGGATCGGAGAGGCAGCTTATAGCCCGCCAAGAAGTTTTTGGGCTTTATGAAAAGTTTAAAAAATGCGCTTTATGCAAGATTGTCTCGTCAAACAAAATTTTTGAGCCCGATAAGATTTTTAACTTCAGGGCGACGCCTATAACGCGCTATGTCAACAATATGGAAGAACTGATCCAAGACTTAAAAAACTGGAAGGCTAATTCCTACAGCGTCTTGCTTACGGCAAAGGACCAATCATCAGCCAAATCGCTGCAATCGGCTATAGCCGAAAAAGGATTGTTTATAGATATACGCGACCAAATCCCGTCGGGCTTTTTGGATTCTTCTAAAATAATTATCTCTCCCATAAAAACGGGCATTGGGTGTTCTTGGCATAACGATAAATTCATACTTATAGGCAACGACGATTTGTTCGCCAAAAAAAGAGCGCTTTTGCCTTCGCGGACCAGAGATGTCTTTTTTGAGGTCAAGGAGGGCGATTACGTCGTCCACTTTATACACGGCATCGGCATTTGCAGGGGCCTAACCCGCCTGAGCAGCAGCTTAGGAACGAGGGATTATATCGTCATAGAATACCGTAACGGCGACAGGCTTTATGTGCCCACCGAGCAGTCCGATTTGCTGTCCAAATACAGCGGCTCGTCGCCTAAATTGTCCAGGCTGGGCGGCGCGGAGTTTGGCAAAATCAAACAAAAAGTAAAAAACGAAATCAAAAAAATGGCGTTTGATTTGCAAGAACTTTACGCGCAAAGAAGCCAGCAAAAAGGCCATGTTTATGAGATAGACGAGAAGTTGCAAAGGGCGTTTGAGGATTCTTTTGAGTTTGCCGAGACCCCAGACCAAAGGACCGCAACTGATGAAATCTTAAACGATATGAGAAAGGGCGTGGTAATGGACAGGCTTATTTGCGGCGATGTGGGCTATGGCAAGACCGAGGTGGCTTTGCGCGCGGCTTTTGCTACCGTTATGTGCGACCGCCAGGTCGCGTTTTTGGCGCCCACCACCATATTGTCCGAACAGCATTACAGGACGGCCTGCGAGCGGATGAAAGACTGGGGCGTTAACGTGGAAGTTCTAAACCGCTTTAAGTCCGCAAAAGAGGCCAAAGACATCCTAAAAAGGCTAAAGGCGGGCGAGATAGATATCTTGTGCGGCACCCACCGTATCTTGTCCAAGGATGTGGAGTTTAAGGATTTGGGGCTTTTGATTTTGGACGAAGAACAGCGCTTTGGCGTGGAAGATAAAGAAAAAATCAAGACGCTGAAAACCAATGTCAATGTTCTGAGCATGTCGGCCACTCCCATTCCCAGGACATTGCATATGTCGCTAAGCGGAATAAGGGACATAAGCATCTTGAGCGTTCCCCCTGCCGATAGACTGCCTATACAAACTTATATCGCCGAATTGTCCGACGGGCTTATAAAAGACGCCATCACCCGCGAGCTAAGCCGCGGCGGACAGGTATTTGTGGTCTATAATCGCTCTGAATTTATTGACGGTTTCGCGGCCAAGGTAAAAAAACTGGCGCCCCAAGCCTTGATAGAGGTTGTTTTCGGCACTATGCCCGAGTATCAGCTTGCGCGCGCGGTCAAAAGGTTTTACGAGGGCGAAAGCAATGTCTTGGTCTGCACCACCATAATAGAAAACGGAATTGACTTGCCAAACGCCAATACCCTGATTGTGTGCAATGCCGACAGGTTCGGGCTTAGCCAGCTTTACCAGCTAAGAGGCAGGGTGGGCCGAAGCAATAGGTTAGGTTATGCATACCTTACCTTTGAGCCCGACAAGGAACTGACTTCGCAAGCTTATAAAAGGCTGGAAGCCTTAATGGAATTCACAGAATTGGGCAGCGGGTTTAAGATCGCGCTCAAGGACTTGGAAATAAGGGGGGCGGGCACGGTTTTGGGCAAAAAACAACACGGGCATATGGAAAAGGTGGGATACGAGCTATATACCAAACTCTTAATCCAGGCCCGGCAAGAGCTGGAAAATAAGCAGGCGAAAGAAATAGCCGAATGCCGCATAGAAACCGATTTTGACGCCTATATTCCCGATGAGTTTATAGACGACAGCGGCGTCAGAATGAGGCTTTATAACAAAATCTCGTCCATCCAAACGCCCAAAGACCGGATGGACATACTCCAAGAAATAAAAGATGTCTTCGGGGCTGTGCCCAAACAAGTGGAAAATTTGGTCAATGTGGGATTGTATAAAGGCTTGGGCGTGCGGGCAAGAGCCAGCGTCGTCCGCTTGGAAAAAAACAATGGCTGGATATTGTTTAACGAAGTTACGCCCGAGCTTATTGATATTGTCAACCAATTTCAAGACTGCGCTTATTTGGACTTAAGCAAAAAACCCAAAGTTTTGGTCAAAAGCCAAGCATATAAAAATGTCTATGGTTTCTTGGAGGCTTTGGCTAATAAATACGACCAAAAAGAATTGCTAAACAACTAAAAATTAAGTATAATATTAGATACTGCAAAATTATAGGCACATAAAGGTCGGAGATGATATGATAAAAAAACTATTGACAATCTTGTTATGCATAGCGCTTGGGCTGGGCGTTTTGTCGGGCTGCAGGCTGTTTGTGCTGAACGAGGAAAAAGACTTGGCCGAATCGGTGGCCGTTATAGCGTCAAGAACTTTGCCCATAAAAATCAAAAAAGACAACGGCGGTTTTGAGGACAGCATGTTTACCTCAGAAGAAAGGGTTGTTTCCAAGCTTGAATTATATAATGTTTTTAGGCAATACGGCCAAGACTATCAATCCCAATACGGCATGTCGGCCCAAGAAGCTTATGACAAACTGCTTGACCAGTTAATTGAACGCGAGTTATTGATAAACGAAGCCCAAAGGCTTATCGCCGCCAACTTAATCAAATTCAGGCAATCCGAGCTAAACCAAATTTGGAAAAATGTATATGACCAGATTGACGACGAATTGTATGAGTTTGAAACCGAAATCGCCAAAGAATACGATCAAGAAATATATATACGCGGACAAGGCGAAGACCTCGAGCCCGATTGGCCTGTCTTGGAATACGCCTACGCGCCTGACGAGGATGAAGACTCCGACTATGAAATAAAAGACAATATTATTATGGACGAAGAGCCTTGGCAGCCCGAAGGCAGCAGGGGCCCTATATTTGATTATTCCATTATTGAACACGGCGCGGAAAAAGCCAAGCAAGCATATTTTAAAACGGACGAATACCGCCTGGCCGCGTTAAAGACCGAGGCTTTGAGAAGATTTCTGCAAGGCATAAGGGAAAGAATTAACCCCGATATTTTGTCGCCCGCGAACGCGGCTAAGTTTGAAGCCGATCTTAAAAAAATAGACCAATACAAAAACACCCCGCCGCACGAATTCGCCAAATTATATACCCAGCTTCAAGATTTTTGGTTTATAAGATATCTTTATTACGAAAACGCGTATAACGCGATGTTGTTTAACAAGCTGCAAGAATACGCCGAAAAGGATGTGGCGGTAACAGAAGAAGAGGTAAAAGCTTATTACAACAAAAAGTTAGCCGAACAAAAAGCTTCCTTTGACGCCGATATTTCCAATTATATCTCAGCGTTAAAAGACGGCAACGACCTGATATTGTATCACCCTCAAGATGTAAAATGGTTTTATGTTAAGCATATACTGATTCCTTTTTCGGACGAGCAAAAAGCCAAGATTGA from Clostridiales bacterium includes the following:
- the mfd gene encoding transcription-repair coupling factor, with translation MPIKNNLPIPREVQDIALLISRGFSASLFGLSLGEKTYFAACIPDFVLYVAADYYQASKVCGQLSHLCEAALLPAIPDLLTYKQSASEEIFFKRIDALNRLISGKLDVLVVSAQSLCELFPKKSDLKDNIIEISLNQTVNIDGIVSKLRFGGYKRATLANSPGYFSLRGDILDIYPYAGEPVRIEFFGDLAESIMTYSPSAQTRLTPLQSATIYPATEFFVSQDWIEKLKKEIPLARNDSLDPDSKARQDRIIDELMFKLEAQSIDNSFAYISYMLDMRPLAELLPQDAIIIYDEPKLVLDAFDNLYSEHYSRFKSLLELGEVFSGSERQLIARQEVFGLYEKFKKCALCKIVSSNKIFEPDKIFNFRATPITRYVNNMEELIQDLKNWKANSYSVLLTAKDQSSAKSLQSAIAEKGLFIDIRDQIPSGFLDSSKIIISPIKTGIGCSWHNDKFILIGNDDLFAKKRALLPSRTRDVFFEVKEGDYVVHFIHGIGICRGLTRLSSSLGTRDYIVIEYRNGDRLYVPTEQSDLLSKYSGSSPKLSRLGGAEFGKIKQKVKNEIKKMAFDLQELYAQRSQQKGHVYEIDEKLQRAFEDSFEFAETPDQRTATDEILNDMRKGVVMDRLICGDVGYGKTEVALRAAFATVMCDRQVAFLAPTTILSEQHYRTACERMKDWGVNVEVLNRFKSAKEAKDILKRLKAGEIDILCGTHRILSKDVEFKDLGLLILDEEQRFGVEDKEKIKTLKTNVNVLSMSATPIPRTLHMSLSGIRDISILSVPPADRLPIQTYIAELSDGLIKDAITRELSRGGQVFVVYNRSEFIDGFAAKVKKLAPQALIEVVFGTMPEYQLARAVKRFYEGESNVLVCTTIIENGIDLPNANTLIVCNADRFGLSQLYQLRGRVGRSNRLGYAYLTFEPDKELTSQAYKRLEALMEFTELGSGFKIALKDLEIRGAGTVLGKKQHGHMEKVGYELYTKLLIQARQELENKQAKEIAECRIETDFDAYIPDEFIDDSGVRMRLYNKISSIQTPKDRMDILQEIKDVFGAVPKQVENLVNVGLYKGLGVRARASVVRLEKNNGWILFNEVTPELIDIVNQFQDCAYLDLSKKPKVLVKSQAYKNVYGFLEALANKYDQKELLNN